The proteins below are encoded in one region of Halarsenatibacter silvermanii:
- a CDS encoding ABC transporter ATP-binding protein: MELKVKNLEFSYDEDPVLKDLNFSLSGEPHLNAVLGPNGSGKSTLLKCINGILSPDSGEVRLGSTELTSLTAAKLSRLIAYVPQKEMLNFPAPVFDMVMMGRKPHAGFRPSDEDKKRTAEVIRDMKLEEIAFRNFNCLSGGQQQKVLIARALVQDPELMLLDEPTSSLDLKHQLEVMEIISNKLKRGIPALVAMHDLKLAGRFCQEFVIMNEGEIYAKGGQEVINSRSIAEVYGVEAEVEISKSGPIIHPVKSACTKAV; this comes from the coding sequence GTGGAATTAAAAGTTAAAAATCTTGAATTTTCCTATGATGAAGATCCGGTGTTGAAAGATCTGAATTTTTCCTTGAGCGGAGAGCCTCATCTAAACGCAGTACTCGGCCCCAATGGTTCCGGTAAAAGCACGCTTTTGAAGTGTATAAATGGAATATTATCACCTGACAGCGGTGAAGTTAGACTGGGAAGTACTGAACTGACCAGCCTAACCGCAGCTAAATTATCCCGTTTAATAGCCTATGTGCCTCAAAAAGAAATGCTTAATTTTCCTGCGCCGGTTTTTGATATGGTTATGATGGGGAGAAAACCTCATGCAGGTTTTAGACCTTCGGACGAGGATAAAAAGAGAACAGCTGAAGTGATCAGGGATATGAAACTGGAAGAGATAGCTTTCCGAAATTTTAACTGTCTCAGCGGCGGTCAGCAGCAGAAAGTGTTAATAGCGCGGGCTTTAGTTCAGGATCCTGAGCTGATGCTGCTCGATGAGCCTACCAGCAGTCTTGATTTGAAACATCAGCTGGAAGTTATGGAAATTATCTCTAATAAGCTCAAAAGAGGGATTCCGGCCCTGGTGGCAATGCATGACCTAAAGCTGGCAGGAAGGTTTTGTCAGGAATTTGTTATTATGAATGAGGGAGAAATATATGCTAAAGGTGGTCAAGAAGTGATTAATAGCAGGAGCATAGCAGAGGTATATGGAGTGGAAGCGGAAGTTGAGATTAGCAAAAGCGGACCAATAATTCACCCCGTAAAAAGTGCCTGTACTAAAGCAGTATAA
- a CDS encoding FmdE family protein: MKKYNENENWQGCVEFHGHSCPGLAIGFKAAGLAREELSVTEAEDEEIVCVTENDGCGVDAIQYLLSCTSGKGNLIFRPTAKQAFSFFVRDEEMGIRLVFEEDNLLEREEVTVESILKRSEKELFKCKSPHYRMPERAEIFSTVKCENCGEGAAEYAIRFQEGKPVCLDCFDGYSRLQKENLSDNRF; encoded by the coding sequence ATGAAAAAATATAACGAGAATGAAAACTGGCAAGGGTGCGTGGAATTCCACGGTCACAGCTGTCCCGGGCTGGCTATTGGCTTTAAAGCTGCAGGACTTGCCAGAGAAGAGTTGAGTGTAACGGAGGCTGAAGACGAAGAGATTGTTTGTGTAACTGAAAACGACGGCTGCGGTGTGGATGCTATCCAGTATTTATTGAGCTGCACCTCTGGAAAAGGAAATTTGATATTCAGACCGACAGCTAAACAGGCATTTTCTTTTTTCGTTCGGGATGAAGAGATGGGTATAAGGCTGGTTTTCGAGGAGGATAATCTTTTAGAAAGAGAAGAGGTTACTGTTGAGAGTATTTTGAAAAGAAGCGAGAAGGAACTTTTTAAATGCAAATCACCTCATTACAGGATGCCCGAAAGAGCAGAAATTTTTTCTACAGTGAAATGCGAAAATTGCGGTGAGGGTGCTGCCGAATATGCCATCCGTTTTCAGGAGGGGAAACCGGTTTGTCTGGATTGTTTCGACGGCTACAGCAGACTGCAGAAAGAAAATTTATCCGATAACAGGTTCTGA
- a CDS encoding class I SAM-dependent methyltransferase: MAVIKKITGKFERACRGNKRLFKIYSLPYRNAVLREVKLGNIGEDDVVLNIGCGGLPFTAYYLARLSQARVVAVDVDLEAINSAQKLFSENNFPSLESEIEFAVMCGCRAAVELNYDIIVAALQTENKLEMIKILDDNPGGWKFITREPRKIFGSQYESLSSKVNPSDSVGHYFPTFDRSILIESGGLSF; the protein is encoded by the coding sequence GTGGCTGTGATCAAAAAAATTACCGGTAAATTTGAAAGAGCATGTAGAGGTAACAAAAGGCTTTTTAAGATTTATTCGCTTCCCTACAGAAATGCTGTCTTGAGGGAAGTGAAACTGGGTAATATAGGGGAAGATGATGTTGTTCTCAATATTGGCTGTGGTGGTCTTCCTTTTACGGCTTATTATCTGGCCAGGCTCAGCCAGGCCAGGGTTGTAGCTGTCGACGTGGATTTGGAAGCAATAAATTCAGCCCAAAAATTATTTTCAGAAAATAACTTTCCTTCTCTGGAGTCCGAGATTGAATTTGCAGTCATGTGCGGCTGCAGGGCAGCAGTTGAGCTAAATTACGATATAATAGTAGCTGCTCTACAGACCGAAAATAAGCTTGAAATGATTAAAATTCTGGATGATAACCCTGGCGGCTGGAAATTTATCACCAGAGAACCGAGGAAAATTTTCGGTTCACAATACGAGTCTTTGAGTTCTAAAGTAAATCCCTCCGATAGTGTCGGTCATTATTTTCCGACTTTTGATAGATCAATATTGATCGAATCGGGAGGATTGTCATTTTGA